A genomic region of Pseudoxanthomonas suwonensis contains the following coding sequences:
- the acnD gene encoding Fe/S-dependent 2-methylisocitrate dehydratase AcnD produces the protein MNTQYRKPLPGTRLDWFDAREAVDAIRPGAWATLSYTARVHAEDLVRCAEPARLHDYLAQLIERRRDLDFPWFPVRVVCHDILGQTALVDLAGLRDAIADQGGDPAQVNPVVPVQLIVDHSLAVECGGFEPDAFARNRAIEDRRNADRFDFIEWTRHAFRNVEVIPPGNGIMHQINLEKMSPVVYTRDGVAFPDTCVGTDSHTPHVDALGVIAVGVGGLEAENVMLGRASWMRLPDITGVKLGGRPQPGITATDVVLALTEFLRREKVVGHYLEFFGEGAAALTIGDRATISNMCPEYGATAALFYIDGQTLDYLRLTGREEQQVALVETYAKAAGLWADDLAAAQYERVLEFDLSSVVRNMAGPSNPHRRLPTSALAERGIADGAKLDAARDEEARGLLPDGAVIIAAITSCTNTSNPRNVIAAGLLARNANARGLLRKPWVKTSLAPGSKAVQLYLEESGLLPELERLGFGIVGFACTTCNGMSGALDPAIQQEIVDRDLYATAVLSGNRNFDGRIHPYAKQAFLASPPLVIAYAIAGTVRFDIEKDVLGVDAEGNEVRLKDLWPSDEEIDAIVKSSVKPEQFRKVYGPMFDVRVEHGGAVAPLYDWRPQSTYIRRPPYWEGALAGERTLRGMRPLAVLGDNITTDHLSPSNAILASSAAGEYLAKMGLPEEDFNSYATHRGDHLTAQRATFANPKLLNEMVRDEAGNVRQGSLARLEPEGRTMRMWEVIEAYMERRQPLIIIAGADYGQGSSRDWAAKGVRLAGVEAIVAEGFERIHRTNLIGMGVLPLEFKPGQDRHSFGIDGSETFDVVGARAPRADLVLVVHRRNGETVEVPVTCRLDTAEEVSIYEAGGVLQRFAQDFLEAAKAA, from the coding sequence ATGAACACCCAGTACCGCAAGCCCCTGCCCGGCACCCGCCTGGACTGGTTCGACGCCCGCGAAGCGGTCGACGCGATCCGCCCCGGCGCCTGGGCCACCCTGTCCTACACCGCGCGCGTGCACGCCGAGGACCTGGTGCGCTGCGCCGAGCCGGCGCGCCTGCACGACTACCTGGCCCAGCTGATCGAGCGCCGCCGCGACCTGGACTTCCCCTGGTTCCCGGTGCGCGTGGTCTGCCACGACATCCTCGGCCAGACCGCGCTGGTCGACCTGGCCGGGCTGCGCGACGCCATCGCCGACCAGGGCGGCGACCCGGCCCAGGTCAACCCGGTGGTGCCGGTGCAGCTGATCGTCGACCACTCGCTGGCGGTGGAATGCGGCGGTTTCGAGCCGGACGCGTTCGCCAGGAACCGTGCGATCGAGGACCGCCGCAACGCCGACCGCTTCGACTTCATCGAGTGGACCCGGCACGCGTTCCGCAACGTGGAGGTGATCCCGCCGGGCAACGGGATCATGCACCAGATCAACCTGGAGAAGATGTCGCCGGTGGTCTACACCCGCGACGGTGTCGCCTTCCCCGACACCTGCGTGGGCACCGACAGCCACACCCCGCACGTGGACGCGCTGGGCGTGATCGCGGTCGGCGTCGGCGGGCTGGAGGCTGAGAACGTGATGCTCGGCCGCGCCTCGTGGATGCGCCTGCCGGACATCACCGGGGTCAAGCTGGGCGGCCGCCCGCAGCCGGGCATCACCGCCACCGACGTGGTCCTGGCGCTGACCGAATTCCTGCGCAGGGAGAAGGTGGTCGGCCATTACCTGGAGTTCTTCGGCGAGGGCGCCGCGGCGCTGACCATCGGCGACCGCGCCACCATCTCCAACATGTGCCCCGAGTACGGCGCCACCGCCGCGCTGTTCTACATCGACGGCCAGACCCTGGACTACCTGCGCCTGACCGGCCGCGAGGAACAGCAGGTCGCGCTGGTGGAAACCTATGCCAAGGCCGCCGGGCTGTGGGCCGACGACCTGGCCGCCGCACAGTACGAGCGCGTGCTGGAGTTCGACCTGTCCTCGGTGGTGCGCAACATGGCCGGGCCGTCCAACCCGCACCGGCGGCTGCCGACCTCGGCGCTGGCCGAGCGCGGCATCGCCGACGGGGCCAAGCTGGACGCAGCCCGCGACGAGGAGGCCCGCGGCCTGCTGCCGGACGGGGCGGTGATCATCGCCGCGATCACCTCGTGCACCAACACCAGCAATCCCCGCAACGTGATCGCTGCCGGCCTGCTGGCGCGCAACGCCAACGCGCGCGGCCTGCTGCGCAAGCCGTGGGTGAAGACCTCGCTGGCGCCCGGCTCCAAGGCGGTGCAGCTGTACCTTGAGGAATCGGGCCTGCTGCCCGAACTGGAACGGCTGGGCTTCGGCATCGTCGGCTTCGCCTGCACCACCTGCAACGGCATGAGCGGCGCGCTCGACCCGGCGATCCAGCAGGAGATCGTCGACCGCGACCTGTACGCGACCGCGGTGCTGAGCGGCAACCGCAACTTCGACGGCCGCATCCACCCCTATGCCAAGCAGGCGTTCCTGGCCTCGCCGCCGCTGGTGATCGCCTACGCCATCGCCGGCACGGTGCGCTTCGACATCGAGAAGGACGTGCTGGGCGTGGACGCGGAGGGCAACGAGGTGCGGCTGAAGGACCTGTGGCCGTCGGACGAGGAGATCGACGCGATCGTGAAGTCCAGCGTCAAGCCCGAGCAGTTCCGCAAGGTCTACGGGCCGATGTTCGACGTGCGGGTGGAGCACGGCGGCGCGGTCGCGCCGCTGTACGACTGGCGCCCGCAGAGCACCTACATCCGCCGCCCGCCGTACTGGGAGGGCGCGCTGGCCGGTGAACGCACCCTGCGCGGCATGCGCCCGCTGGCGGTGCTGGGCGACAACATCACCACAGACCACCTCTCCCCCTCCAACGCGATCCTGGCCTCCAGCGCCGCCGGCGAATACCTGGCGAAGATGGGCCTGCCGGAGGAGGACTTCAATTCCTACGCCACCCACCGCGGCGACCACCTCACCGCGCAGCGCGCGACCTTCGCCAACCCGAAACTGCTCAACGAAATGGTGCGCGACGAGGCCGGCAACGTGCGCCAGGGCTCGCTGGCGCGGCTGGAGCCGGAAGGCCGGACGATGCGCATGTGGGAGGTGATCGAGGCCTACATGGAGCGGCGCCAGCCGCTGATCATCATTGCCGGCGCCGACTACGGCCAGGGCTCCAGCCGCGACTGGGCGGCCAAGGGCGTGCGCCTGGCCGGGGTGGAGGCGATCGTGGCCGAGGGCTTCGAGCGCATCCACCGCACCAACCTGATCGGCATGGGCGTGCTGCCGCTGGAGTTCAAGCCGGGCCAGGACCGCCACAGCTTCGGCATCGACGGCAGCGAGACCTTCGACGTGGTCGGCGCACGCGCGCCGCGCGCCGACCTGGTCCTGGTGGTCCACCGCCGCAATGGCGAGACCGTGGAGGTGCCGGTGACCTGCCGCCTGGACACCGCCGAGGAAGTCTCGATCTACGAGGCCGGCGGCGTGCTGCAGCGCTTCGCCCAGGATTTCCTCGAGGCGGCGAAGGCGGCCTGA
- a CDS encoding 2'-5' RNA ligase family protein, which yields MAQPGELFVMARVPGPVRDALLHALSLGGLEAKLGRALYPPRNWHQTLSALQPAEALEPMRRACAGLDARAFDMPLDRLESSGAEPGRIHWQFVPSGGKPDGLALLLADVKDRLRGQAIADTQGHRAHVTVSYNAHQGIGRLDMPPVHWPVDAVELVQVAGRGADYRYDVVEAWPLRPSPTPAPIQFGLLG from the coding sequence ATGGCGCAGCCGGGCGAACTGTTCGTCATGGCGCGGGTGCCCGGGCCGGTGCGCGACGCGCTGCTGCATGCGCTCTCGCTCGGCGGGCTGGAGGCGAAGCTGGGCCGGGCCCTGTACCCGCCGCGCAACTGGCACCAGACGCTGTCGGCCCTGCAGCCTGCCGAAGCGCTGGAGCCGATGCGCCGCGCCTGCGCAGGCCTGGACGCCCGCGCCTTCGACATGCCGCTCGACCGGCTGGAGAGTTCCGGCGCCGAGCCCGGCCGCATCCACTGGCAGTTCGTTCCCTCCGGCGGCAAGCCCGATGGCCTGGCGCTGCTGCTCGCCGACGTGAAGGACCGGCTTCGCGGGCAAGCCATCGCCGACACCCAGGGCCATCGCGCCCACGTGACCGTGAGCTACAACGCCCACCAGGGCATCGGCCGGCTGGACATGCCACCGGTCCACTGGCCGGTGGATGCGGTCGAACTGGTACAAGTGGCCGGCCGCGGCGCCGACTACCGCTACGACGTGGTCGAAGCCTGGCCGCTGCGTCCCTCTCCCACGCCCGCGCCGATCCAGTTCGGTCTGCTGGGCTGA
- the prpF gene encoding 2-methylaconitate cis-trans isomerase PrpF: MTALPQPHAPQLGIPATYMRGGTSKGVFFRLEDLPAAAQVPGRARDRLFQRVIGSPDPYGKQTDGMGGATSSTSKCVILSPSARPGHDVDYLYGQVSIDTDFVDWSGNCGNLSTAAGAFAIHAGYVDPARIPADGVCTVRIWQANIGKTILAHVPVTGGQVQESGDFELDGVTFPAAEIVLEFIDPADEGEDGGAMFPTGNLVDTLDVPGVGALEATLITAGIPTVFVDAAAIGYDGTELQPAINGDPAALARLEAIRVAGALRMDLIRTPEEAATRQHTPKVAFVAPPRAYEASSGKAIPVDAIDLNVRALSMGKLHHAMMGTASVAIAAAAAVPGTLVNRAAGGGAREAVRFGHPSGTLRVGAAVAQVDGQWTVTRAVMSRSARILMEGQVRVPADTLPIVGAQLAGDRVPEP, encoded by the coding sequence ATGACCGCACTTCCGCAGCCCCATGCGCCTCAACTGGGAATCCCCGCCACCTACATGCGCGGCGGCACCTCCAAGGGCGTGTTCTTCCGCCTGGAAGACCTGCCCGCCGCGGCGCAGGTGCCGGGCCGCGCGCGCGACCGCCTGTTCCAGCGAGTGATCGGCTCGCCCGATCCCTACGGCAAGCAGACCGACGGCATGGGCGGGGCGACCTCCAGCACCAGCAAGTGCGTGATCCTGTCGCCGAGCGCGCGGCCCGGCCACGACGTGGACTACCTGTACGGGCAGGTCTCGATCGACACCGACTTCGTCGACTGGTCGGGCAACTGCGGCAACCTGTCCACCGCCGCCGGCGCGTTCGCGATCCATGCCGGCTACGTCGATCCCGCGCGCATTCCCGCCGACGGCGTGTGCACGGTTCGCATCTGGCAGGCCAACATCGGCAAGACCATCCTCGCCCACGTGCCGGTCACTGGCGGTCAGGTGCAGGAGAGCGGCGATTTCGAGCTGGACGGAGTGACCTTTCCCGCCGCCGAGATCGTGCTGGAGTTCATCGACCCGGCCGACGAGGGCGAGGACGGCGGCGCCATGTTCCCCACCGGCAACCTGGTCGACACGCTGGACGTGCCCGGCGTCGGTGCGCTGGAAGCCACGCTGATCACCGCCGGCATCCCGACGGTGTTCGTGGACGCCGCCGCCATCGGCTACGACGGCACCGAACTGCAGCCGGCGATCAACGGCGACCCGGCCGCGCTGGCGAGGCTGGAGGCGATCCGCGTCGCCGGTGCGCTGCGCATGGACCTGATCCGCACACCGGAGGAGGCCGCCACGCGCCAGCACACGCCGAAGGTGGCGTTCGTCGCCCCGCCCAGGGCGTACGAAGCGTCCAGCGGCAAGGCCATCCCTGTGGACGCCATCGACCTCAACGTGCGCGCGCTGTCGATGGGCAAGCTGCACCACGCGATGATGGGCACCGCCTCGGTGGCCATCGCCGCCGCCGCCGCCGTGCCCGGCACCCTGGTCAACCGCGCCGCCGGCGGTGGCGCGCGCGAGGCGGTGCGCTTCGGCCATCCCTCCGGCACGCTGCGGGTGGGTGCGGCGGTGGCGCAGGTCGACGGCCAGTGGACCGTGACCCGTGCGGTGATGAGCCGCAGCGCGCGCATCCTGATGGAAGGGCAGGTTCGGGTGCCGGCTGACACGCTCCCGATTGTAGGAGCCCAGCTTGCTGGCGACCGGGTGCCGGAACCATGA
- a CDS encoding NAD(P)/FAD-dependent oxidoreductase, whose protein sequence is MDDVVDVIVIGGGPAGLTAAIYLGRLHRACRVLDAGRSRARWIPESNNCPGFPHGISGEELLARLRTQAESFGARFEQASVAALARSATGFRIEGEDGRCWQARAVILATGLADRLPDIPCVEEAVACGALRLCPVCDAYEVSDREIGIHGPWDAIVSHARFLRGYTARLSLLPTDRDGDAADLDGIDVRVLPAKGQLVFDGKRCGYALDDGCYWFDTVYPFLGCRSSAHLAAQAGVALTGAGEIPVDAHQRTRVSGLYAIGDIVSGLNQISVAVGQAAVAALHVHGELPFAPRG, encoded by the coding sequence GTGGACGATGTGGTGGATGTGATCGTGATCGGCGGTGGCCCGGCCGGGCTGACCGCCGCGATCTACCTGGGCCGGCTGCACCGCGCCTGCCGGGTGCTGGATGCCGGCCGCAGCCGCGCGCGCTGGATACCGGAGAGCAACAACTGCCCAGGTTTCCCGCACGGCATCTCCGGCGAGGAACTGCTGGCGCGGCTGCGCACCCAGGCCGAGTCCTTCGGTGCGCGTTTCGAGCAGGCCAGCGTGGCCGCGCTGGCACGGTCCGCGACCGGCTTCCGGATCGAGGGCGAGGACGGGCGGTGCTGGCAGGCGCGCGCGGTCATCCTCGCCACCGGGTTGGCGGACCGGCTGCCCGACATCCCCTGCGTCGAGGAGGCAGTGGCCTGCGGCGCGCTGCGGCTGTGCCCGGTGTGCGACGCCTACGAGGTCAGCGACCGCGAGATCGGCATCCACGGTCCCTGGGACGCCATCGTCTCGCACGCGCGCTTCCTGCGCGGCTACACCGCGCGCCTGTCGCTGTTGCCGACCGACAGGGACGGCGATGCCGCTGACCTCGACGGCATCGACGTGCGCGTGCTGCCGGCGAAAGGGCAGCTGGTGTTCGACGGCAAACGCTGCGGATACGCGCTGGACGACGGCTGCTACTGGTTCGACACCGTGTATCCGTTCCTGGGCTGCCGCAGCAGTGCGCACCTGGCCGCGCAAGCGGGGGTGGCGCTCACCGGCGCCGGCGAGATCCCGGTCGATGCGCACCAGCGCACGCGGGTTTCTGGTCTGTACGCGATCGGCGACATCGTCAGCGGCCTGAACCAGATATCGGTCGCGGTCGGGCAGGCAGCGGTCGCGGCGCTGCACGTGCACGGCGAGTTGCCGTTCGCGCCGCGTGGGTAG
- a CDS encoding pyridoxal phosphate-dependent aminotransferase: MARDFDPSRRQWLRAGVLGAAGAALLGAPAARSWPGAAAAGADAAAPLRLNLNESSFGPSPRAVQAIQRALAEVPRYVTADQAQALRAQIGRIEGVAPEQVLVGEVLEALGQHLAIGGGGGEFVYSVPGYGALVDAAAPFGGRAVEVPLDARLHNDLPGLAAAVGPRTRALFVVNPHNPSGTLSEGGAFDAFLREVSRRTLAIVDEAYLDYRDDAARLTAARLLREGANVVVFRTFGKIHGLAGLQIGYAIAPLPLARELAARGVGSAHGLNQLSVAAAVASLEDTAHVAAVRQAVAAERRQWLALLGRLRLRHAEPAGNFVFFDGGRPHAELAAKLLERGVRVARAFPPYATWLRITIGRPEENAVARRALVEVLAPAG; this comes from the coding sequence ATGGCGCGCGACTTCGACCCCTCGCGCCGGCAGTGGCTGCGGGCCGGCGTCCTCGGCGCGGCGGGCGCCGCGCTGCTGGGGGCACCGGCGGCGCGCTCGTGGCCGGGCGCGGCCGCCGCCGGCGCGGACGCCGCCGCGCCGCTGCGGCTGAACCTCAACGAGAGCAGCTTCGGCCCCTCGCCGCGCGCGGTGCAGGCCATCCAGCGCGCGCTGGCGGAGGTGCCGCGCTACGTCACCGCCGACCAGGCGCAGGCGCTGCGCGCGCAGATCGGCCGCATCGAAGGCGTGGCGCCGGAGCAGGTGCTGGTCGGCGAGGTGCTGGAGGCGCTGGGGCAGCACCTGGCCATCGGCGGCGGTGGCGGCGAGTTCGTCTACTCGGTGCCCGGCTACGGCGCGCTGGTCGACGCGGCCGCGCCGTTCGGCGGCCGCGCGGTGGAAGTGCCGCTGGACGCGCGCCTGCATAACGACCTGCCGGGACTGGCGGCCGCGGTCGGGCCGCGCACCCGCGCCCTGTTCGTGGTCAATCCGCACAATCCCTCGGGCACGCTCAGCGAGGGCGGCGCGTTCGACGCGTTCCTGCGCGAGGTCTCGCGACGGACCCTGGCGATCGTGGACGAGGCCTACCTCGACTACCGCGACGATGCCGCCCGCCTGACCGCGGCGCGGCTGCTGCGCGAAGGCGCCAACGTCGTGGTGTTCCGCACCTTCGGCAAGATCCACGGGCTGGCCGGGTTGCAGATCGGCTATGCGATCGCGCCCTTGCCGCTGGCGCGGGAGCTGGCGGCGCGCGGCGTGGGATCGGCGCACGGGTTGAACCAGCTGTCGGTCGCCGCCGCGGTGGCCAGCCTGGAGGACACCGCGCACGTGGCCGCGGTGCGGCAGGCGGTGGCGGCCGAGCGCCGGCAGTGGCTGGCGCTGCTCGGACGCCTGCGCCTGCGCCATGCCGAACCGGCGGGCAACTTCGTGTTCTTCGACGGCGGCCGGCCGCATGCCGAACTGGCGGCGAAGCTGCTGGAGCGCGGCGTGCGCGTCGCCCGCGCGTTCCCGCCCTATGCGACCTGGCTGCGGATCACCATCGGCCGGCCGGAGGAGAACGCAGTCGCCCGGCGCGCGCTGGTGGAGGTGCTGGCGCCAGCCGGCTAG
- a CDS encoding TonB-dependent receptor plug domain-containing protein: MTYRASGSRRTLLSAAIATLLSPAFAAAQEAEVATLDRVTVTGSRTQPRTVLTSPVPIDVLSAEDIRRSGHTDISKVLQSLLPSFNFPHPTTPDGNTHIRSATLRGLSPDQTLVLVNGKRRHTSAWVNTGGTVGKGAVSTDLNAIPVSAIERIEVLRDGASAQYGSDAIAGVVNIVLRHDAGFEGVASHGRTRDGGGDTSKASLNAGFGFPEGGGVHFTVDYRDREAADRALPDTRQQYFGIHPVTGLPVALSGSYGSGTGLAPIGGGALADPREATIDRGALWRFADSADTVERTVFGNLDKPLGGGHELQVYAFGGYGISDGSSNASLRRSGQPENVRAIYPDGFLPWVDTTSTNHSLAAGIKGRAGDWRWDLSTVHGGNELEYRTRNTLNATLGTASPTAFYNGALESSQWTTNLDFANSFEIGWSAPLQLVLGAEYRRDSYGISPGEEASYVWGPYRVLDGPAAGSVPTIGSQGFAGIQPGDAGDYSRHNVAAYAEVESELGERLLASLALRFEDYSDFGNTTNGKLALRYALGGGVALRASASSGFHAPALAQQYFSSTSSRTLNNVVTGLPEYVLVRTAPVDSVEARALGARPLEPEEARNYTAGLTWGWRGLVASVDVYRIDIDDRIFLSSNFVDAAGSTAIRDYLAALGSPGVTSVRYFSNAADTRTSGVDVSARYLWELDAGSLTATAAWNRNETELTRVASTPAELTALGVRTPLFDVIERTRVERGQPRDNLILALAWNARRWGAGLSGHRYGEVRGVAATNQSAANVARFGEGSTRFVTRPTEAGTAGNFDVIQILEPKWVADVDVHFDVSDHLRLVLGANNVFNTYPTRNIATTPQVSGADTFGVFPYSELSPFGWSGAYYYARIETRF; this comes from the coding sequence ATGACCTACCGCGCCTCCGGCTCGCGGCGGACCCTGCTGTCCGCGGCGATCGCCACCCTGCTGTCTCCCGCCTTCGCCGCCGCCCAGGAGGCCGAGGTCGCCACCCTCGACCGGGTCACCGTCACCGGCTCGCGCACCCAGCCGCGCACCGTGCTGACTTCGCCGGTGCCGATCGACGTGCTCAGCGCCGAGGACATCCGCCGCAGTGGCCACACCGACATCAGCAAGGTGCTGCAGTCGCTGCTGCCGTCGTTCAACTTCCCGCACCCGACCACGCCGGACGGAAATACCCACATCCGCTCGGCCACCCTGCGTGGCCTGTCGCCGGACCAGACCCTGGTACTGGTCAACGGCAAGCGCCGGCACACCAGTGCCTGGGTCAACACCGGCGGCACGGTCGGCAAGGGCGCGGTGTCCACCGACCTCAACGCGATCCCGGTCAGCGCCATCGAGCGGATCGAAGTGCTGCGCGACGGCGCCTCGGCGCAGTACGGCTCCGACGCCATCGCCGGCGTGGTCAACATCGTCCTGCGCCACGACGCTGGCTTCGAGGGCGTCGCCAGCCACGGCCGCACCCGCGACGGCGGCGGCGACACCAGCAAGGCCAGCCTCAACGCCGGGTTCGGCTTCCCCGAAGGTGGCGGTGTGCATTTCACCGTCGACTACCGCGACCGCGAGGCGGCCGACCGCGCGCTGCCCGACACGCGCCAGCAGTACTTCGGCATCCATCCGGTGACCGGGCTGCCGGTCGCCCTGTCCGGCAGCTACGGTTCGGGCACGGGCCTGGCGCCGATAGGCGGCGGCGCACTGGCCGATCCGCGCGAGGCCACGATCGACCGTGGCGCGCTGTGGCGCTTCGCCGATTCGGCCGACACGGTGGAGCGCACCGTGTTCGGCAACCTGGACAAGCCGCTGGGCGGCGGGCACGAACTGCAGGTCTATGCGTTCGGCGGCTACGGGATCAGCGATGGCAGTTCCAACGCCTCGCTGCGCCGCTCCGGGCAGCCGGAGAACGTGCGCGCGATCTACCCGGACGGCTTCCTGCCCTGGGTCGACACCACCAGCACCAACCATTCGCTGGCGGCCGGCATCAAGGGACGCGCCGGCGACTGGCGCTGGGACCTGAGCACGGTGCATGGCGGCAACGAGCTGGAGTACCGCACCCGCAACACGCTCAACGCCACCCTGGGCACGGCCAGCCCGACCGCGTTCTACAACGGCGCGCTGGAATCGAGCCAGTGGACCACCAACCTGGATTTCGCCAACAGCTTCGAGATCGGCTGGAGCGCGCCGCTGCAGCTGGTGCTCGGCGCCGAGTACCGCCGCGACAGCTACGGCATCTCGCCCGGCGAGGAGGCCTCCTACGTCTGGGGACCGTACCGGGTGCTGGACGGACCGGCCGCCGGCAGCGTGCCGACCATCGGCTCGCAGGGCTTCGCCGGCATCCAGCCCGGCGACGCCGGCGACTACAGCCGCCACAACGTCGCCGCCTACGCCGAAGTCGAGAGCGAACTGGGCGAACGGCTGCTGGCCTCGCTCGCGCTGCGCTTCGAGGACTACAGCGACTTCGGCAACACCACCAACGGCAAGCTCGCGCTGCGCTACGCGCTGGGCGGCGGGGTGGCGCTGCGCGCCTCGGCCAGCAGCGGCTTCCATGCGCCGGCGCTGGCGCAGCAGTACTTCAGCTCCACCAGCAGCCGCACGCTCAACAACGTCGTCACCGGCCTGCCCGAGTACGTGCTGGTGCGCACCGCGCCGGTGGACTCGGTGGAGGCGCGCGCGCTCGGCGCGCGTCCGCTGGAGCCGGAGGAGGCGCGCAACTACACCGCCGGCCTGACCTGGGGCTGGCGCGGCCTGGTGGCCTCGGTGGACGTCTACCGGATCGACATCGACGACCGCATCTTCCTGTCCAGCAACTTCGTCGACGCCGCCGGTTCCACCGCGATCCGCGACTATCTGGCCGCGCTCGGTTCGCCCGGGGTGACCAGCGTGCGCTACTTCAGCAACGCCGCCGACACCCGCACCTCCGGCGTGGACGTCTCGGCGCGCTACCTGTGGGAGCTGGACGCCGGTTCCCTGACCGCCACCGCCGCCTGGAACCGCAACGAGACCGAACTGACCCGGGTGGCGTCGACACCCGCGGAGCTGACCGCGCTCGGCGTGCGCACGCCGCTGTTCGACGTGATCGAACGCACCCGCGTCGAGCGCGGCCAGCCGCGCGACAACCTGATCCTGGCACTGGCCTGGAACGCGCGGCGCTGGGGCGCGGGCCTGTCCGGGCACCGCTACGGCGAGGTGCGCGGGGTGGCCGCCACCAACCAGAGCGCGGCCAACGTCGCCCGCTTCGGGGAAGGGTCGACCCGCTTCGTCACCCGGCCCACCGAGGCCGGGACCGCCGGCAACTTCGACGTGATCCAGATCCTGGAGCCGAAGTGGGTGGCGGACGTGGACGTGCATTTCGACGTCAGCGACCACCTGCGGCTGGTCCTGGGTGCCAACAACGTCTTCAACACCTATCCGACCCGCAACATCGCCACCACCCCACAGGTGTCCGGCGCCGACACCTTCGGCGTGTTCCCGTACAGCGAACTGTCGCCGTTCGGCTGGAGCGGTGCCTACTACTATGCGCGGATCGAAACGCGGTTCTGA